The Microbulbifer hydrolyticus genome has a segment encoding these proteins:
- the rsmI gene encoding 16S rRNA (cytidine(1402)-2'-O)-methyltransferase codes for MGLDTAVLYIVATPIGNLADMVPRAIEVLQSADLVAAEDTRHSQRLFSHFSIETPLVAYHDHSDDQRTTKILQRLEQGQTVALISDAGTPLISDPGYRLVREARERGFNVVPIPGACAFVAALSAAGLPSDRFTFEGFLPAKPLAREKALQALAGEARTMVFYEAPHRVLDTLEAMRLVFGDTREAVIAREISKAFETIQLLPLAELVEWVRADSNQQRGEIVLLVRGAAEGRSSELDAESERVMTLLLAELPPKRAAAVAAEITGVNKKLLYNWSLSQK; via the coding sequence ATGGGGCTGGATACAGCGGTGCTCTATATCGTCGCGACGCCCATTGGCAATTTGGCGGATATGGTACCGCGAGCCATAGAAGTTCTACAATCGGCGGATCTGGTGGCGGCGGAAGACACCCGTCACAGTCAGAGACTTTTTTCGCACTTTTCCATCGAAACCCCCCTGGTGGCGTACCACGACCACTCGGATGACCAGCGAACCACAAAAATTCTCCAGCGCCTGGAGCAGGGGCAGACCGTCGCCCTGATCTCTGATGCCGGTACCCCGCTGATCTCAGACCCCGGGTACCGTCTGGTTCGCGAGGCGCGTGAGCGCGGCTTTAACGTTGTTCCCATCCCCGGCGCTTGCGCTTTTGTCGCGGCCCTGTCTGCGGCGGGGCTGCCCAGTGACCGGTTTACCTTTGAAGGTTTCCTGCCGGCCAAACCGCTGGCGCGGGAAAAGGCGCTGCAGGCGCTCGCTGGCGAAGCCCGTACCATGGTGTTTTACGAGGCGCCACACCGGGTGCTGGATACCCTGGAGGCCATGCGGCTGGTGTTTGGCGATACCCGCGAAGCGGTGATTGCACGGGAGATCAGCAAAGCATTCGAAACGATTCAGCTGCTGCCGCTGGCGGAACTGGTTGAGTGGGTGCGCGCGGACAGCAATCAGCAGCGTGGAGAGATAGTGCTGCTGGTGCGGGGTGCGGCCGAGGGCAGGTCGTCAGAGCTGGATGCGGAGTCTGAGCGGGTGATGACGCTGCTGCTGGCCGAGCTGCCGCCCAAGCGTGCGGCGGCAGTGGCGGCGGAGATTACCGGGGTGAACAAGAAGCTGCTCTACAACTGGTCGCTTTCGCAAAAATAG
- a CDS encoding penicillin-binding protein activator, which produces MSALYRRIPFIFNGLAAATLTLALAGCQTPSTEPGAQVAVDAGNVATADRQSAIRLLNDARRLPSPEKDRALLQAAAILYTLGDNATVRQAASNIDAEQLTDAEYAQYAQVYGSALAADDEFFTALDLVSAPRLEQAWFKIPADTALPLRNLRADLWGLMGDIDSGIAERQRIAPLAREDEAISANNDGFWQLLTQLPSSELRLRADESLDPEMRAWYELALLGRDTQADISTQLTALSRWRQQWPSHTAVSHPPQALQLLERLASQRAQNVALLLPLSGSLGSAGRAIRDGFMAAYYSALDAGAPTPQIQVYDTGLDQPFEEIYQTAVNNGAQAIVGPLDKSRVANLLATEMLPVPTLALNYGDQGRLTQDLVQFGLAIEDEARQVARQAYRQGHRQAMILTPESSWGQRGLEAFTEEWNTLGGTVTESRNYRDDTNFSQLVSDALLISESKSRESELRKKLASPLKFTPRRRGDVDMLFVLAQPQQARQIKPMLSFFYAGELPVFSTSQIFAGNIDRQRDRDINGVRFTALPWLFEDDNKTKQNIVKQAAPSPAFARLYALGADAFRLYPRLPILRQFPEQQVYGLTGSLSLTADGRIVREQIWAKIEKGAPVPITTSEVGTVPADRSARVD; this is translated from the coding sequence ATGTCCGCCCTTTACCGGCGAATTCCCTTCATTTTCAATGGTCTGGCTGCCGCCACCCTGACGCTGGCGCTGGCCGGCTGCCAGACCCCCAGTACCGAGCCGGGCGCACAGGTTGCGGTCGATGCGGGCAACGTGGCCACCGCCGACCGCCAGAGCGCCATCCGCCTGCTGAATGATGCGCGCCGACTTCCGTCGCCAGAAAAGGATCGTGCGCTGCTGCAGGCGGCCGCCATTCTATACACTCTGGGCGATAACGCGACGGTCCGGCAAGCTGCCAGCAACATTGATGCGGAACAGCTCACTGACGCCGAGTACGCTCAGTATGCCCAGGTGTACGGCAGCGCTCTCGCCGCAGACGATGAATTCTTTACCGCACTGGACCTGGTGAGCGCTCCGCGCCTGGAGCAGGCCTGGTTCAAGATCCCCGCGGATACGGCCCTTCCCCTGCGCAACCTTCGCGCCGACTTGTGGGGCCTGATGGGGGACATCGACAGCGGCATTGCTGAACGTCAGCGCATCGCGCCGCTCGCCCGTGAAGACGAAGCCATCTCCGCCAACAATGACGGTTTCTGGCAGCTCCTCACCCAGCTTCCATCCAGTGAGCTCCGCCTGCGGGCCGATGAGAGCCTGGACCCTGAGATGCGGGCCTGGTACGAGCTGGCACTCCTCGGGCGCGACACCCAGGCAGATATCAGTACCCAGCTGACCGCCCTGAGCCGTTGGCGGCAGCAGTGGCCGAGCCACACCGCCGTCTCACATCCGCCTCAGGCACTGCAGCTGCTGGAGCGCCTGGCTTCACAGCGCGCGCAAAATGTAGCGCTGCTGCTGCCTCTGTCCGGCTCCCTGGGGAGCGCCGGACGCGCGATTCGCGACGGCTTTATGGCTGCCTACTATAGTGCGCTGGATGCCGGTGCTCCCACGCCCCAGATTCAGGTATATGACACGGGCCTGGACCAGCCGTTTGAAGAGATTTACCAGACCGCGGTTAATAACGGTGCCCAGGCGATTGTCGGCCCACTGGATAAAAGCAGGGTCGCCAACCTGCTCGCCACCGAAATGTTACCGGTCCCTACCCTCGCACTGAATTACGGTGATCAGGGCCGTCTCACTCAGGACCTGGTCCAGTTTGGACTGGCCATTGAAGACGAAGCTCGCCAGGTAGCGCGCCAGGCCTATCGCCAGGGGCACCGTCAGGCCATGATTCTGACGCCGGAATCCAGCTGGGGCCAACGCGGCCTGGAAGCGTTCACTGAGGAGTGGAACACGCTCGGAGGGACGGTCACCGAGAGTCGTAACTACCGCGACGACACCAACTTTTCGCAGCTGGTAAGCGATGCGCTGCTGATCTCCGAAAGCAAAAGTCGCGAGAGTGAATTGCGCAAAAAACTGGCTTCGCCGCTGAAGTTTACCCCGCGCCGACGCGGTGATGTGGACATGCTGTTTGTACTGGCCCAGCCGCAACAGGCGCGCCAGATCAAACCCATGCTGTCGTTTTTCTACGCCGGCGAACTTCCGGTGTTCTCTACGTCGCAGATTTTTGCCGGCAACATAGACCGCCAGCGCGACCGCGACATCAATGGGGTGCGTTTTACCGCCCTCCCCTGGCTGTTTGAAGACGACAATAAAACCAAGCAGAACATCGTGAAACAGGCGGCCCCTTCACCGGCGTTTGCCCGCCTGTACGCGCTGGGCGCGGACGCGTTCCGCCTGTATCCACGCCTGCCTATCCTGCGCCAGTTCCCCGAGCAGCAGGTTTATGGGCTGACCGGTTCCCTGAGCCTTACCGCCGATGGACGCATCGTGCGTGAACAGATCTGGGCAAAAATCGAAAAGGGAGCGCCGGTACCGATTACCACAAGCGAGGTCGGCACGGTACCCGCTGACCGAAGCGCCCGCGTCGATTAA
- a CDS encoding YraN family protein, whose product MDSTAIGNRMEAIAERHLTNAGLRIVERNFRGRFGEIDLIARDGGTLVFVEVRYRRNRRFGGAGVSVDFRKQRKLLTTANGYLQYRKIDCPCRFDVITIERGDHKESLDIDWIQNAFGQ is encoded by the coding sequence ATGGACTCAACAGCAATTGGCAACCGCATGGAAGCGATTGCCGAGCGGCATCTGACAAACGCAGGCCTGCGCATTGTCGAGCGAAACTTTCGCGGCCGCTTCGGCGAGATTGACCTGATTGCGCGCGATGGCGGCACCCTGGTATTTGTTGAAGTACGTTACCGGCGCAATCGCCGTTTTGGCGGAGCCGGTGTTTCGGTAGACTTCCGCAAACAACGCAAGCTGCTCACGACAGCCAATGGCTACCTGCAATATCGGAAAATCGATTGCCCATGTCGCTTTGATGTCATCACCATCGAGCGTGGCGATCACAAAGAATCACTGGATATCGACTGGATTCAAAACGCCTTCGGGCAGTAG
- a CDS encoding SIS domain-containing protein, which produces MEQRVVTLFHHSIEATMNAGELLAPLIAEASEMIVHTLLAENKLLICGNGLSGALSQSFSAQLMGGFERERPGLPALALNGDAITIGTVARNHGRAESYARQIRALGQPGDLLVIISTDGSDSNLVQAIRAAHDREMGVLALTGGESDSDCTALLDVHDIELRVPSLVASEVHQVHLLTLFCLCDLIDSSLFGGYEE; this is translated from the coding sequence ATGGAACAGAGAGTTGTAACCCTGTTTCACCACAGCATTGAAGCAACAATGAATGCTGGTGAACTTTTGGCACCTTTGATTGCCGAAGCCAGCGAAATGATCGTGCACACGCTGCTGGCCGAAAACAAACTCCTGATCTGTGGAAACGGCCTCAGCGGTGCCCTTTCGCAAAGTTTTTCAGCGCAGTTAATGGGTGGTTTCGAACGGGAGCGTCCGGGCCTTCCTGCTCTGGCACTGAACGGCGACGCCATTACCATTGGCACGGTTGCGCGCAACCACGGGCGCGCGGAATCCTATGCTCGGCAGATCAGGGCGCTGGGCCAGCCCGGCGATCTGCTGGTCATTATCAGTACCGACGGCAGCGACTCCAATCTTGTGCAAGCGATCCGCGCGGCACACGACCGGGAAATGGGCGTGCTCGCACTCACCGGTGGCGAGAGCGATAGCGACTGTACCGCGCTACTCGATGTGCACGATATTGAACTGCGAGTGCCCTCCCTGGTTGCCTCGGAGGTACACCAGGTACACCTGTTAACGCTGTTCTGCCTGTGCGACCTGATCGACAGCAGCCTGTTTGGCGGATACGAGGAATAA
- a CDS encoding BON domain-containing protein: MQLTSGKRFMKPVSLTIAAFALSILGGCATVLDATHDGPIQPDPGERSFGTYIDDQQLETITKVNIGKAHPDLKAANIDVVSFNGVVLLTGQVPSNELRNLAGGTAQQVHSVRQVYNEIQVRGTTSVLARTSDTWLTTKVKSVLLTDKEIDSGRIKVVTENGVVYLMGLLTRQEAENAAEKTRTVGGVQKVVKAVEYID, translated from the coding sequence ATGCAATTGACTTCAGGTAAACGCTTTATGAAACCGGTCTCTCTGACCATAGCCGCCTTCGCACTTTCAATTCTGGGCGGGTGCGCCACAGTACTGGATGCGACGCATGACGGCCCGATCCAGCCGGATCCGGGTGAGCGCAGCTTCGGCACCTATATCGATGACCAGCAACTGGAAACCATTACCAAGGTCAATATCGGCAAGGCGCATCCAGACCTGAAAGCGGCCAATATCGATGTAGTCAGTTTCAACGGCGTGGTATTGCTCACAGGCCAGGTACCCTCCAACGAGCTGCGCAACCTGGCCGGCGGCACAGCGCAGCAGGTACATTCCGTGCGCCAGGTCTACAATGAAATTCAGGTACGCGGAACCACCTCCGTGCTTGCCCGAACCAGCGACACCTGGCTGACTACAAAAGTGAAAAGCGTCCTGCTGACTGATAAGGAAATCGACAGCGGCCGCATCAAAGTGGTCACCGAAAACGGAGTGGTTTACCTGATGGGTCTGTTGACCCGCCAGGAAGCAGAAAATGCCGCGGAAAAGACACGCACCGTGGGTGGTGTACAGAAAGTCGTGAAAGCAGTGGAATATATCGACTGA